GAATGTCGGAAGCGATGAGGTATTTCATGGTGGTCCTTTCGGGTGGGGTTGATGGGGCTGGGCGTGGCGTGCCACCGGCCGCGTTACTCAAATCGCAGTGTCGAGGCTTGTGCCGCCTGCATCACGCGCTGGAGCGGCACGCTATGCTCGCGAGCAAGACGGGCGCAGTCTTCGTACTCGGGAGCCGCGCGCTCGCTGCCGTCGGGCAGGGTCGCCACCTTAACGGATACCTCGCCCCAAGGCGTCGCCACCTGCTCAAAACGACGCGGCAGACAGACGCGCTCCATAACCTGGCGGCGGATGCCGTTGGTCGTGGTTTCCAAAAAGATGGTCATCTGCAGACGGTCAATGTCCTCGCGGGCGCAGATTACCTGCAGCTGCCAGCCGGGACGACCTTTTTTGCAGTAGAGAGGCAGCCAGTGCACTTCGCGGGCGCCCGCCTCGCGCAAGCGGTCGGCGGCATAGGCGAGTACCTCGGGCGACGCATCGTCGATGTCGCACTCTAGCTTGACGATGGTCTCGGGCGCATCGGTCTCGCGGGACAGCGGAGATGTACTTCCACGTTGCATACGGTCCGGATCCTTTCCGCACGGGCTCGTTTTATTCACCCAAACGCTAGCACATCGGACGTGGCACAGGCGTGACTTTCGTCCATCGCCGCCCTCGCCCCTATCCAAACGTGTACGTCAGCCTCCAAACATGTCATTTTTTGTCGGTTTTGGAGGCTGACGTACACGATTTGAGAGCAAGCGAGGCCGCACCGCGCACCCTTTCCAGTCGATTTCGGCACCTCGCGTGCACGACGCGCCGAGACTGCGCTATTACAATGGAGCGGATTCGCTTGACGCAAAGGAGTCGCCATGCCCGCATGCCCGCTGGTTGATTGCCATACCCACACCTCGTTTTCGGACGGCCATGCCTCGTTTGAGGACAACGTTCGCGCCGCCGCTGCGGCCGGCTGCCGCGTCATGGTCTCGACTGACCATCTCACCCTGCCCGCCAGCATGGACGCCAACTGCGAAGTGCAGGTTGTCGAGGGCGACCTGACGGCACATCGTCTGGCCTTTGAGGGCGCCCGCAAACTCGCCGCGCAGATTGCGCCGGAGCTCGAGCTTATCTATGGTTTTGAATGCGATTGGTACGAGGGCTGTGAGCCTTTGGTTGAGCGCTGGTCCCAGGGCGCCGTCGTACGCTTGGGCAGCGTGCATTGGATTGGCGATCCGGGCGATATCATGGCCGGCGCCGCGGGCACGGCGGGAACGGAAAACGTCGCTCGCCCCGATATGCCCGATTCCCTTTGCGGTTGGATCGACGACGACACCAACCTGCACGTTTGGGATAACTTAGGCGTGCGCGGCGTGTGGGAGCGCTACGTCGATGACTGGTGCCGCGCCTGCGAGAGCCCGCTCAACTTTGATGTAATGGCCCACCCCGACCTGGTCATGCGCTTTTCGAAGGAAGGCTTTGCGCCCGATTTTGACCCCGCGCCGTTTTGGGAGCAGATGGCCGAATGCGCCCACGATATGGGTCGCCGCGTTGAGGTCTCGACCGCCGCGCCGCGCAAGGGCCTCGACGACTATTACCCCTCGACGGGGCTGTTGCGTTGCTTCGCCCACGCCGAGGCACCCATCACCTTTGGCTCGGACGCGCACCGCGCCTGCGATATTTGCTGGAACATCCGCGAGGCTCAGGCCCACGCCTACGACTGCGGTTATCGAACCTTCGACATCCCCCACCTCAACGGAGAATGGGAGTCCACGCCCCTCGCCTAACGAGTCATTGGGGACGTTCTTAAGCGACTAGTGGCGGCGGGCGTTGAGTTCGCCGGCCAGCTCGTCGAGGGTGATGCCGTAACGCTCGAGCGTCACGAGCAGGTGGTAGATCAGGTCGCCGGCTTCGTAGCGGATGTGGTCGTGGTCGTTGTCCTTGCAGGCCATGATGACCTCGCTCGCCTCCTCGGCAAGCTTCTTGAGCAGTTCGTCCTCGGCGTCGGTCAGCAGACGAGCGGTGTAGCTCTCCTGTGGCGACGCATCGCGACGACCGTGAATCACCTCGGCCAGTCCCGTCAGCGTCTCGCCGATATTTCCCGGCTGCACGTTAGCTGTTCTGACTCCCATGGTTATTTCCTCTCGTTACTGCAGCGTAAAGTAGGTACCGGTCTCATCGAACCGAGGCTTTGCGCCCTTTTTCTCAAAGAACTCAACGATGACGGCATGGGCCTCATCGAGCCTTTCCTTCTCGGCCTCGAGCCAAAGCGACTGCGCCCCGCAGGCATCAGTCAGGTGCACGCGGCATGGCACGCCCGCGCGGAGGAGCTCGGTGTTGCAGTCGGCGACCTCGAACGGCGTCACGACTTTCATCGCACTCCCCCTTCCACGCGCTTAAAGAAACAGGTACGGTTGCCGGTATGGCAGGCCGGACCTGGCGAGTCGACCTTGACCAGCAGCGTATCGCTATCGCAGTCGGCCCAGAGCTCCTTGACCTCCTGCATGTTGCCGCTCGTCGCGCCTTTGTTCCACAGCTCCTGACGGCTGCGGCTCCAAAACCACGTGGTCCCGGTCTTGAGCGTCAGCCCCACCGACTCCTCGTTCATCCAGGCAACCATAAGCACCTCGCCGGTGTCATATTGCTGAACCACACAAGGAATCAGCCCACGGGCGTCGTATTTAAGCTCGGACGCAGTTGTCACTTGCTCCATTTAAAAATCCAATCTGACAGGGATGCCCTGGCTGGCCATATACTCTTTGACTTCGCGAATGCTGAAGGTTCCAAAGTGAAAGACGCTCGCCGCCAGCACGGCATCGGCCTCGCCCTCAATCACGCCCTCGGCAAAATGCTCGAGCGTGCCCACACCGCCGCTCGCGATGACGGGGATTGGCACCGCGCGGGCCACAGCGCGGGTGAGCGCCAGGTCAAAGCCGGCCTTGGTGCCGTCGCGATCCATACTGGTCAGCAGGATCTCGCCGGCGCCGCGGCGAGCTGCCTCCTCGGCCCACGCCACCGCGTCGATACCCGTGGCGTTGCGGCCTCCTGCGGTAAAGACCTCCCACTTGTCGGCACCGGATGCTCCGGGCAAGCCGACGCGCTTGGCATCGATCGCCACGACCACGGCCTGGCTGCCAAACGCCGCGGCAGCCTGGCTGATCAACGACGGATCGCGCACGGCGGCAGAGTTAAGCGACACCTTGTCGGCACCGGCGGCAACCATGGTCCGCATGCCCGCCAGGTCGCGAAAGCCGCCGCCCACGGTATAGGGGATGGCGAGCTCCTCGGCCGCATGCGCCGCCATCTCAATAGTTGTCGCACGGTTGTCGCTTGTGGCGGTAATATCCAGGAAAACAACCTCGTCTGCACCCTCGCGGTCGTAGGCACGCGCCAGCTCCACCGGATCGCCCGCATCGCGCAGACTCACGAAGTTGACGCCCTTGACCACACGACCGTCCTTAACATCCAGACAGGGAATCACGCGCTTGGTAAGCATTGGCTATTCCTCCCCTCGTGCAGCGGCGAGCGCCTGGGTCAGCGTAAAGTTGCCCTCGTAGAGTGCGCGACCGGTAATGGCACCTTCAATCGCGCCCTCACCCACCGCGGCCAGTGCGCGGATATCGTCGAGCGTCGAGATGCCGCCCGAAGCCACGACGGGAAAGCCCGCGACCTCGGCCACATGGCGATACGCCGCCACGTCGATGCCCGTCTGCATGCCATCACGCGCGATGTCGGTATACACCAGATGCTTAAAACCCAGCTCGGAAAGCTGCGCCACGGCATCGTCGAGTGCCACGCCCGCACCATCGCGCCAGCCGTTCACCTTGACCTGGCCGTCGCGTGCGGCAATGTCAGCCACCAGCAGCTCGCCAAAGCCTTGGGCCGCCACCTCGGCAAAACCCGGCTCGGTCACCAGCACGGTTCCCAGTGCAATGCGGCGAGCGCCGTAGCCGGCCAGCTCGTCGATGCGCGCGAGCGAGCGAACACCGCCGCCCACGTCCACGGACAGGCCGTCGACGCCGCAGATGGCCTCGATCGCTGCCGAGTTGGCAGCGCACGCGTCCTCGTCCTCGCCAAAGGCAGCGGACAGGTCGACGACGTGCACCCAGCTCGCACCCTGCTCGGCAAAGGAGCGGGCGACGGCGACGGGATCGTCGGAATATACCTTGCAGCGGCTCCGGTCGCCGCGCTCCAGGCGCACGACCTTGCCGCCGATCAAATCGATTGCGGGAAACAGGATCATCTGCCAACCTCCTCGACGATGCTCACGAAGTTCTTAAGGATGCGCTGACCCAGCGCAGAGGATTTCTCGGGATGGAACTGGCAGCCCCACACGTTGCCGTGGCGCACGATGCACGGGAAGCTCCGCGTGTAGTGCGTGCGCGCCAGGACGTCGGCGGTATCGGCATCGTCTGCCACCGCGTAGCTGTGGGTGAAGTACATGTTGGCGCCCTCGGCAAAACCGGCGAGCAGCGGGTCGGCCGCGCCGGCAGGCGTCATGTGCACCTGATCCCAGCCCACATGCGGGACCTTCAGACGGCTCGACTCCAGGCGCGTGCACGAGCCACGCATGATGCCCAGGCCATCGACCCAGGGGCCACCGACCTGCTCGGGGGTGTTGCCGTCGGCAACCGCGCCCTCGTCCGCAGGCACGCCCTCGTTGCCGCGCTCAAAAAAGAGCTGAAGGCCCAGGCAGATGCCGAGCAGCGGAGTTCCGGCGGCAACGGCATCGAGCACCGCGTCCGCCTCGCCGCTCTCGCGCATAAAGGCGATCGCGTCGTAGAACGCGCCCACGCCCGGGATGACCAGGCCGTCGGCGTTGCGGATCTGCTCTGGATCGTCCGACGTGCAAGCGGCGGCACCGGCGCG
The DNA window shown above is from Collinsella aerofaciens and carries:
- the larC gene encoding nickel insertion protein — translated: MQRGSTSPLSRETDAPETIVKLECDIDDASPEVLAYAADRLREAGAREVHWLPLYCKKGRPGWQLQVICAREDIDRLQMTIFLETTTNGIRRQVMERVCLPRRFEQVATPWGEVSVKVATLPDGSERAAPEYEDCARLAREHSVPLQRVMQAAQASTLRFE
- a CDS encoding PHP domain-containing protein gives rise to the protein MPACPLVDCHTHTSFSDGHASFEDNVRAAAAAGCRVMVSTDHLTLPASMDANCEVQVVEGDLTAHRLAFEGARKLAAQIAPELELIYGFECDWYEGCEPLVERWSQGAVVRLGSVHWIGDPGDIMAGAAGTAGTENVARPDMPDSLCGWIDDDTNLHVWDNLGVRGVWERYVDDWCRACESPLNFDVMAHPDLVMRFSKEGFAPDFDPAPFWEQMAECAHDMGRRVEVSTAAPRKGLDDYYPSTGLLRCFAHAEAPITFGSDAHRACDICWNIREAQAHAYDCGYRTFDIPHLNGEWESTPLA
- the hisE gene encoding phosphoribosyl-ATP diphosphatase — its product is MGVRTANVQPGNIGETLTGLAEVIHGRRDASPQESYTARLLTDAEDELLKKLAEEASEVIMACKDNDHDHIRYEAGDLIYHLLVTLERYGITLDELAGELNARRH
- a CDS encoding RDAC family protein translates to MKVVTPFEVADCNTELLRAGVPCRVHLTDACGAQSLWLEAEKERLDEAHAVIVEFFEKKGAKPRFDETGTYFTLQ
- the hisI gene encoding phosphoribosyl-AMP cyclohydrolase, which codes for MEQVTTASELKYDARGLIPCVVQQYDTGEVLMVAWMNEESVGLTLKTGTTWFWSRSRQELWNKGATSGNMQEVKELWADCDSDTLLVKVDSPGPACHTGNRTCFFKRVEGGVR
- the hisF gene encoding imidazole glycerol phosphate synthase subunit HisF produces the protein MLTKRVIPCLDVKDGRVVKGVNFVSLRDAGDPVELARAYDREGADEVVFLDITATSDNRATTIEMAAHAAEELAIPYTVGGGFRDLAGMRTMVAAGADKVSLNSAAVRDPSLISQAAAAFGSQAVVVAIDAKRVGLPGASGADKWEVFTAGGRNATGIDAVAWAEEAARRGAGEILLTSMDRDGTKAGFDLALTRAVARAVPIPVIASGGVGTLEHFAEGVIEGEADAVLAASVFHFGTFSIREVKEYMASQGIPVRLDF
- a CDS encoding HisA/HisF-related TIM barrel protein → MILFPAIDLIGGKVVRLERGDRSRCKVYSDDPVAVARSFAEQGASWVHVVDLSAAFGEDEDACAANSAAIEAICGVDGLSVDVGGGVRSLARIDELAGYGARRIALGTVLVTEPGFAEVAAQGFGELLVADIAARDGQVKVNGWRDGAGVALDDAVAQLSELGFKHLVYTDIARDGMQTGIDVAAYRHVAEVAGFPVVASGGISTLDDIRALAAVGEGAIEGAITGRALYEGNFTLTQALAAARGEE
- a CDS encoding imidazole glycerol phosphate synthase subunit HisH; amino-acid sequence: MGEPKIVVVDYHKGNLSSVVRGLARAGAAACTSDDPEQIRNADGLVIPGVGAFYDAIAFMRESGEADAVLDAVAAGTPLLGICLGLQLFFERGNEGVPADEGAVADGNTPEQVGGPWVDGLGIMRGSCTRLESSRLKVPHVGWDQVHMTPAGAADPLLAGFAEGANMYFTHSYAVADDADTADVLARTHYTRSFPCIVRHGNVWGCQFHPEKSSALGQRILKNFVSIVEEVGR